The Schistocerca serialis cubense isolate TAMUIC-IGC-003099 unplaced genomic scaffold, iqSchSeri2.2 HiC_scaffold_1362, whole genome shotgun sequence genome includes a window with the following:
- the LOC126440365 gene encoding proline-rich protein HaeIII subfamily 1-like, protein MWAYGLLLRRGKPTPPAGETDAPGGGNRRPRRGKPTPPAGETDAPGGGNRRPRRGKPTPPAGETDAPGGGNRRPRRGKPTPPAGETDAPGGGNRRPRRGKPTPPAGETDAPGGGNRRPRRGGPTPPGLSDVLRPSMTSSTDLCPQLLLL, encoded by the exons ATGTGGGCATACGGACTGCTACTgaggcgggggaaaccgacgcccccggcgggggaaaccgacgcccccggcgggggaaaccgacgcccccggcgggggaaaccgacgcccccggcgggggaaaccgacgcccccggcgggggaaaccgacgcccccggcgggggaaaccgacgcccccggcgggggaaaccgacgcccccggcgggggaaaccgacgcccccggcgggggaaaccgacgcccccggcgggggaaaccgacgcccccggcgggggaaaccgacgcccccggcgggggaaaccgacgcccccggcgggggaaaccgacgcccccggcgggggaaaccgacgcccccggcgggggggaccgacgcccccg ggtctcagtgatgttctaaggccttccatgacatcttccactgatctgtgcccgcaactattgttgctatga